Sequence from the Planifilum fimeticola genome:
TTTGGCGAAGGAGTTGCGGGACCGGTTCGGTTATCTGCCCCGCATTTTCAACGCGGGCGGGGGATTCGGCATCCGATACGTCGAAAAGGATCAGCCCCTCTCGCCGGAGGAATATGTGGAGGCGATCGCCGATGCCGTCCGGAACAGCTTTGAAGGCTTGCCCCTGCCCGAAATCTGGGTGGAGCCGGGCCGCAGCATCGTGGGGGAGGCCGGAACCACTTTGTACACGGTCGGAACGGTGAAGGAAGTGCCGGGCATTCGCAAGTACGTATCCGTGGACGGCGGAATGACCGACAATCTGCGTCCCGCCCTGTACCAGGCGCAATATGAGGCGATGCTCGCCAACCGGGCCCTGGAAACGCCGGAGGAAACCGTTTCAATTGCCGGGAAATGCTGCGAGTCGGGGGATATGTTAATTTGGGACTTGAAGCTCCCTCCCGTGCGGACGGGAGATATCCTGGCCGTCAGCTGCACCGGCGCCTACACCTATTCCATGGCCAACAATTACAACCGGAACCGCCGTCCGGCGGTGGTTTTCGTGCGGAACGGGGAAGCGGATCTGGTGGTTGAGCGGGAGACCCTGGAAGATCTCACCGGCAAGGATCGCATTCCCGATCGCCTGCGGGCGAACCCGGTGAGCGGAGGCCCCGCCCTGAAGGTGCGGTGAAAAGCCTTGGTCAGCGCAATAGGTCACCATCTCGCGGGCCGATTTTGTCCACTTTGTGTCGAAGCGCCCCTCCATCGGCTGGTGCGGAAGCTTCTGTGGTAAGATGAATGAAGGATTGACAAAAGGGGGTTCGAGACATGCGGTGGCTTCGGCCCTTTGCTCTTGTGACCGCTGCAGGCCTTTACTTGATCGTTCTCATGGGCGCTCTGGTCACCAAGACCGGCTCCGAAGACGGCTGCGGAAACACGTGGCCTTTCTGCAACGGGGAGATCTTTCCCACCTACGCCACGGTCGAAACCGTGATCGAGTACAGCCACCGGATCGTTTCCGCCTTGGTCGGCCTGATGGTGGTGATCCTGGCCGTTTGGGCGTGGCGCAGTTTTCGAAAAGACGGGATCATCCGGCTTTTGGCCTCAAGCGGCGTCTTTTTCATCGTGCTGCAGGGATTGCTCGGGGCTGCGGCCGTCGTCTGGGATCAGTCCGATGCGGTGATGGCGCTTCATTTCGGCTTCTCTTTGTTGTCCTTCGCCAGTGTGGCGTTGCTCGCCGTTTACATCTCCCAGGCCGGCCGGACGGAGGATCGCAGGTTGTTGACCGTTCCGGTCTCCCAGCGGCTGAGCTACGCGATCTGGGGGCTTGCCGTCTACACGTATCTCGTGGTTTACACCGGCGCTTACGTGCGACATACGGGCTCCATGATGGGTTGCGGAAATTCCTGGCCCCTGTGCGGAGGGCATTTGCTTCCCGATTTCTTCAGCCAAGCGGGCATCCAGTTGTTGCATCGTTACGCCTCGGGGCTTTGCCTGATCTTTACCGCTTGGCTCCTGTGGGTGATCGTCCGGCTTTACCGGGAGCGCCGCGAACAGTACCGCGATTTGTACAAAGCGGGATGGGTCGCGCTCTGGCTTTTGATCCTCCAGGCCCTGAGCGGCGCGGCGGTGGTGTTTACCAACATTCAGCTGATTCTGGCCCTGTTGCACGCGACATTCGTATGCGCTTATTTCACGGCAGTGAGCTACCTCTGCATGCGCGTCGGCCTTCCCTGGAAGCGGAAGGAGAGACATCCGGAGCGGATCGGCGATCCGGCGGCGACCCTTCGCTGATCCGGAAAGGAATGGACTTTACCCGACGGTTGCGGTATACTCATTAAAAGAAAACCGAATCGATTGATCCCTTGATCAAATCCTTCGGGGCAGGGTGAAATTCCCGACCGGCGGTGTTGGCGGCAAAGCCGCCTCAGCCCGTGACCCGCGTTTGCGGTGGACTCGGTGAGACTCCGGGGCCGACAGTGACAGTCTGGATGGGAGAAGGATGAAAGGGACGGGTCTACCCTTTTCCGTCTCGACCATTTCCGGGCGGATAAGGGCTTCTTTCGTAATGCCTTGGTCAGACCCGTATATGTTATTCCTTTCACAAACTTCCGGCCCCGAAGCGGGGCCTTTCTTATTTGGGACGGCCAACGGCCGAAACTTGCGGTCAAAGGAGATGGCGATGAATTTGCATGAAGAGTGGATGCGTTTGGCCCTTCGCTTGGCCGAAACGGGCCGGGGTCAAACCGCCCCCAATCCGATGGTGGGCGCGGTTGTCGTGAAGGAGGGGAGACTCCTCGGGTTCGGTGCCCATCTCCGGGCGGGCACACCGCACGCCGAGGTGCACGCTTTGAACATGGCCGGGCCGGAAGCGAAGGGGGCCACCCTTTACGTGACGCTGGAGCCTTGCAATCATTACGGTCGCACCCCCCCTTGCACCGAGCGGATCATCGTTGAGGGCGTCCGCCGCGTGGTAGTGGGCATGGCGGATCCCGAACCCCTCGTTTCGGGCAAAGGGATTGAGCGTCTCCGTCAGGCGGGGATCGAGGTGATCACCGGGGTGCTGGAGGACGAAGCCAGAAAGTTGAATGAGGCCTACGTTCACCACCGCCTCCACGGCCGTCCCTTCGTGACCATGAAAACCGCCGCCACGCTGGACGGAAAGATCGCCACGCGCACGGGAGACAGCCGGTGGGTGACCGGGGAGGAAGCCCGCCGGTATGTCCACCGCCTGCGTAGGGAGCATGATGCCGTCATGGTGGCGATCGGAACGGTCCTGGCGGACCGACCGCGCCTGACGGTCCGGCTGCCCGAGGGAGGGAGAAACCCGCTCCGGGTGGTGGTGGACAGCCGTCTGCGCATCCCTCTGGACACGCCGGTGACTGACGTGTCGGAAGCTCCCACCTGGGTTTTTTGCACCGAACAGGGGGATCGCGACAAGGAAAGGCGCCTTCGGGAGCGCGGAGTTGAGGTGATCGTCGCGGGAGAAGGCCCGCGGGTGGATCTGCGCGCGGTGTTCGATATCCTGGGCAAACGGGGGATTCTCTCCGTTCTCGCGGAGGGGGGCAGTGAATTGAACGCCTCTCTTCTCGAGGGCAGATGGGTGCAAAAGGCGGTGGCCTTCATCGCTCCAAAATGGGTGGGGGGATGCGACTCCCCCTCCGCCGTCGGGGGAGTCGGCGCCGAGAAGATGGCTGATTCGATTGCCCTGCGGGATGTGTCAGTGGAACGATTCGGGGAGGATGTATGCATCACAGGGTACCCGGTGTATCCGGAGGATCGGGGGTCGGAAACATGTTCACTGGAATCGTAGAGGAAGTGGGGAGCATCCGGCGCATGAACCGCCGGGGCATGGCGATGGAATTGGAAATCGCCTGCCGGCGGGTTTTGGAGGATGTTCGGATCGGCGACAGCATCGCCGTCAACGGGGTGTGCCTCACGGTGACCCGTTTCAGCGACGAATCCTTTTCCGCGGACGTGATGCCGGAAACGATGAGCCGGACCAATCTGGGGGAACTGGGGATCGGATCCCCTGTCAACCTGGAGCGCGCCTTGGCTGCCGGCGATCGGTTTGGCGGTCACTTTGTCCAGGGGCATGTGGATGGAACCGGCGTCATTGAAGCGCGCGTTCCCCATGAAAATGCCGTTTTGTTTCGGATCGGGGTCCCTCAGCGGTTGACGAGGTGGATGGTGGAGAAGGGATCCGTCGCTGTGAACGGGATCAGTTTGACGCTGGTGGAAGTGGGGGCGCGGCACTTCACCGTCTCCGTGATTCCCCACACGCTGGAGGTTACCCAATTGCAGGCGGCGCAGGTGGGTGATCGGGTCAATATCGAGTGTGACATGATCGCCAAATATACGGCTAAGCTGTTGGGCCGGGAACAGGACGGCCTGACGTTGGAGCGGCTCGAGCAGGAGGGATTCGTTCAGGCGCAATCCAGTGACGGGAGGCGGTAAGATGAGCGGTTTTCATGCGATCGAAGAAGCGATTTACGAACTGATGCAGGGAAATATGGTCATCGTGGTTGACGACGAGGACCGCGAAAATGAAGGGGACCTGGTGGCTCTGGCCGAAAAGGCCACTCCCGAGGTGATCAACTTCATGATCACCCATGGCCGGGGGCTCGTTTGCGCGCCGATCACCGAGGAGCGCGCCCGGGAGCTGGATCTTCCTCCGATGGTGCACCACAACACCGACTACCACGGAACTGCCTTTACCGTCTCCGTGGACCACGTCAGCACGACCACGGGGATCTCCGCTCATGAAAGGTCGAGAACGGTTCGCGCCCTGATCGATCCCGAAGCCCGTCCGGAGGACTTTCGCCGTCCGGGGCACATTTTTCCGCTGATCGCCAAAAAGGGCGGCGTCCTGAGGAGGGCGGGACATACCGAGGCGGCCGTCGACCTGGCACGGATGTGCGGAGCCTACCCGGCGGCGGTCATCTGCGAGATCATCCAGGAAGACGGAACGATGGCCCGGGTTCCCCAGCTGATGGAGATCGCCAAAAAGTATGACCTGAAGATCATTACCATCCAGGATCTGATCCGATATCGGAACCGGAAGGAGAACCTGGTGAGACGGGTTGCGTCGGTCCATCTTCCGACGGATTTCGGCGATTTTACGGCCATCGGATATGCCAACGACGTGGACGACAAGGAGCACATCGCCCTGGTCAAGGGAGAGATCGATCCGGAAAAACCGGTGATGGTCCGGGTTCACTCGGAATGCTTGACCGGGGATGTGTTCGGTTCCCATCGCTGCGACTGCGGGCCGCAGCTGCACGCCGCCTTGTCCCAGATCGACCGGGAGGGGACGGGGGTTCTTCTCTACATGCGGCAGGAGGGCAGAGGGATCGGCCTCCTGAACAAGTTGAAGGCGTACGAGCTGCAGGAGAAAGGTTTGGATACCGTCGAGGCCAACCTGAAGTTGGGTTTTCGCCCGGATCTCCGGGATTACGGCATCGGAGCGCAGATTCTGAGGGATTTGGGGGTGCGCAAAATGCGCCTTTTGACCAACAATCCCCGTAAAATCGCCGGCTTGAAAGGGTACGGCCTGGAGATCGTCGAAGTGCTGCCGATCCAGATGCCGCCCAACGAGGACAATTTGAACTATCTGCGGACGAAGAAGGCCAAATTGGGACATATGCTCAACCTTTGACAGGAAAGGGGATTTTCGGTGCCGAAGGTATATGAAGGGAAATTGGTCGGACAGGGGCTCCGATTCGGAATCGTCGTCAGCCGATTCAATGAATTTATCACCAGCAAGCTGCTGGCAGGGGCGGAGGATGCCTTGTACCGCCACGGCGCCTCCGAAGACGCGGTGGAGATCGCATGGGTTCCGGGAGCTTTTGAAATTCCCCTCGCCGCCGACCGGATGGCCGCATCCGGTCGCTATGACGCGGTGATCGCCCTGGGGGCGGTGATTCGCGGGGCGACGGCCCATTTTGACTATGTGGCCGGTGAAGTGGCCAAGGGAGTGTCCGGAGCCGCCCTGAAAAACGGCGTGCCGGTCATCTTTGGAGTGATTACCGTGGATACCATTGAACAGGCGATCGAGCGCGCAGGCACCAAATCGGGAAACAAAGGATGGGAGGCTGCCGTCACCGCCATTGAGATGGCGAATCTGATGCGGGAGCTGAAGGGATAAGGGAATGGATGTCACGATCAGACTGGAGGGCTTTGAGGGACCGCTGGATCTCCTTCTCCACCTCATCGAACAGTCGGAGTTGGATGTGTGCGAGGTTCCCATCGCCCGCATTACGGACCAATACATGGCTTATCTGTCGGCCATGAGGGAATGGGAGCTGGAGATCGCGAGCGAGTTTTTGGTGATGGCGGCCACCCTGCTCGCGATCAAGAGCCGCATGCTTCTTCCCCGCACCGATCCGGAGGAGGCGGCGGAGGGGCTGGACGGCGAGGATGAGGTGGATCCCCGGGAAGAGCTGGTCGAGCGGCTCTTGGAATACAAAAAATATAAGCAGCTGGCCGAAGTCCTGCGGGAATTCGAATCCCGGAGAAGTCGGGTGTACACGAGGCCGCCGGCCGATCTTTCCGCCTATGCCCAGGAGGAAAACCCCGTCGGCAACCTGACTCCCGACGACCTGTTCCAGGCCTTTGTCGAGGTGTTGTCCGACCGCAGGAGAGAGCCGCCCATCACCCGCATCGTACGGGAGGAGATTTCCGTCGGCGACCGCATGGAGGAATTGCTACATCTTCTTTCGGAAAACGGCGGGA
This genomic interval carries:
- a CDS encoding COX15/CtaA family protein, which encodes MRWLRPFALVTAAGLYLIVLMGALVTKTGSEDGCGNTWPFCNGEIFPTYATVETVIEYSHRIVSALVGLMVVILAVWAWRSFRKDGIIRLLASSGVFFIVLQGLLGAAAVVWDQSDAVMALHFGFSLLSFASVALLAVYISQAGRTEDRRLLTVPVSQRLSYAIWGLAVYTYLVVYTGAYVRHTGSMMGCGNSWPLCGGHLLPDFFSQAGIQLLHRYASGLCLIFTAWLLWVIVRLYRERREQYRDLYKAGWVALWLLILQALSGAAVVFTNIQLILALLHATFVCAYFTAVSYLCMRVGLPWKRKERHPERIGDPAATLR
- the ribD gene encoding bifunctional diaminohydroxyphosphoribosylaminopyrimidine deaminase/5-amino-6-(5-phosphoribosylamino)uracil reductase RibD, which gives rise to MAMNLHEEWMRLALRLAETGRGQTAPNPMVGAVVVKEGRLLGFGAHLRAGTPHAEVHALNMAGPEAKGATLYVTLEPCNHYGRTPPCTERIIVEGVRRVVVGMADPEPLVSGKGIERLRQAGIEVITGVLEDEARKLNEAYVHHRLHGRPFVTMKTAATLDGKIATRTGDSRWVTGEEARRYVHRLRREHDAVMVAIGTVLADRPRLTVRLPEGGRNPLRVVVDSRLRIPLDTPVTDVSEAPTWVFCTEQGDRDKERRLRERGVEVIVAGEGPRVDLRAVFDILGKRGILSVLAEGGSELNASLLEGRWVQKAVAFIAPKWVGGCDSPSAVGGVGAEKMADSIALRDVSVERFGEDVCITGYPVYPEDRGSETCSLES
- the ribE gene encoding riboflavin synthase, giving the protein MFTGIVEEVGSIRRMNRRGMAMELEIACRRVLEDVRIGDSIAVNGVCLTVTRFSDESFSADVMPETMSRTNLGELGIGSPVNLERALAAGDRFGGHFVQGHVDGTGVIEARVPHENAVLFRIGVPQRLTRWMVEKGSVAVNGISLTLVEVGARHFTVSVIPHTLEVTQLQAAQVGDRVNIECDMIAKYTAKLLGREQDGLTLERLEQEGFVQAQSSDGRR
- a CDS encoding bifunctional 3,4-dihydroxy-2-butanone-4-phosphate synthase/GTP cyclohydrolase II, coding for MSGFHAIEEAIYELMQGNMVIVVDDEDRENEGDLVALAEKATPEVINFMITHGRGLVCAPITEERARELDLPPMVHHNTDYHGTAFTVSVDHVSTTTGISAHERSRTVRALIDPEARPEDFRRPGHIFPLIAKKGGVLRRAGHTEAAVDLARMCGAYPAAVICEIIQEDGTMARVPQLMEIAKKYDLKIITIQDLIRYRNRKENLVRRVASVHLPTDFGDFTAIGYANDVDDKEHIALVKGEIDPEKPVMVRVHSECLTGDVFGSHRCDCGPQLHAALSQIDREGTGVLLYMRQEGRGIGLLNKLKAYELQEKGLDTVEANLKLGFRPDLRDYGIGAQILRDLGVRKMRLLTNNPRKIAGLKGYGLEIVEVLPIQMPPNEDNLNYLRTKKAKLGHMLNL
- the ribH gene encoding 6,7-dimethyl-8-ribityllumazine synthase, yielding MPKVYEGKLVGQGLRFGIVVSRFNEFITSKLLAGAEDALYRHGASEDAVEIAWVPGAFEIPLAADRMAASGRYDAVIALGAVIRGATAHFDYVAGEVAKGVSGAALKNGVPVIFGVITVDTIEQAIERAGTKSGNKGWEAAVTAIEMANLMRELKG
- a CDS encoding segregation and condensation protein A, yielding MDVTIRLEGFEGPLDLLLHLIEQSELDVCEVPIARITDQYMAYLSAMREWELEIASEFLVMAATLLAIKSRMLLPRTDPEEAAEGLDGEDEVDPREELVERLLEYKKYKQLAEVLREFESRRSRVYTRPPADLSAYAQEENPVGNLTPDDLFQAFVEVLSDRRREPPITRIVREEISVGDRMEELLHLLSENGGTVRFSRLLRRKATREQIVTTFLALLELMKMKRVICRQEQLFDEIIIVAVGEKGEGLH